The DNA window CGCAAGCCGCATCCGCGCTATCTGACGATGTTCTTTCTAATGATGGCGGTGGGCGGGGCGATTGGCGGCTTTCTGATCTCCATCGCCGCCCCTATCTATATGCCCGGCTATTTTGAGCTGTTTATCGCCTTGTCCATCTTTGCCGTGGCCTCGCTGGTGATTCTGTACCGCCAGCATTGGACCAGCGACATTCTTTGGACCGCAGCTGCCGTTTGCGCCATTGTCTTTGCGGTGGTGGAGATTCGTACGATCGCAGAAGGATCGCGCGTGATGGTGCGCAATTTCTACGGTGCGCTCCGCGTGCAGGACTCGACCCAAGGGACCGACAAAGAGACCTGGACGCGGACACTGATCCACGGCACGATCAACCATGGCATGCAGTTTTTGAGCGATAACCGCTATCTGCTGCCAACCACCTACTACGGGCCAAATTCCGGCATCGGACTGGCGATTGCGAACACCTGGCACATGAACCATCGCGTTGGACTGATCGGCCTGGGCACAGGCACGCTCAGCTCTTATGCGCGCAAGGGCGACTACTACCGGATCTATGAGATCAACCCGTTGGTGCTCGATGTGGCGCGCAGCGAGTTTCGCTATCTGAAGGGTTGCCGGGGCACTTGCGATGTCGTACTGGGCGATGCGCGCTTGTCGCTTGAGCGGGACAAGCCACAGCAGTTTGACGTGCTGGCGGTGGATGCGTTTTCGGGCGATTCGATTCCGGTGCATTTGCTGACGAAGGAAGCCTTCGAGCTGTACTTCCGGCATTTGCAGAGCCCGAATGGAGTGCTGGCCGTCCATGTGTCGAACAAGCATCTGCGCCTGGGGCCCGTGGTGGAACGGATCGCGACCAGCCTTGGCTTGAAGACGCTTGAAATCGACAACGAGGAAATCGAAGAGGCACAGGTCTTCTCTTCCGATTGGGTACTCGTCTACCGGCCGGAGGCAAGCATCGCCAGTATGCCGCTGGTGACTTCTGCCGGGCAGCCCGTGCCCTCGCGTACGGAACTGCGGACCTGGACCGACGACTACTCGAATCTGTTCCAGATCTGGAAGCGCGAATAATCCTTTCTTGACAGCATGGTGGTTTCGCATCACAATGCTTTACATGACAAA is part of the Bryobacter aggregatus MPL3 genome and encodes:
- a CDS encoding fused MFS/spermidine synthase, whose protein sequence is MALYAATVFLSAFLLFLVQPLIAKLILPWFGGSAVVWNTCMLFFQILLLLGYAYAHWTTNRLKPKLQLYLHAGLLLAAVLLAPAVPPEWLKPSGSDAPILPILTVLAVTIGLPYFLLSSTSPLLQAWYSQVHRAAPPYRLFALSNLASLLALLAYPVAIEPYLPVRNQAVVWKFAFAFFALGCIYTAWKASNANTTELREEAQNAEVPPPPTRRDYLTWITLAAVPSMLFLAFTSHLVQNVASIPFLWVVPLSMYLLSFILVFDSERIYRPAFFRVATPIVLGGLLYGLHQTDSDTRLHYQLGAAAFSLLVFCTFCHGELAKRKPHPRYLTMFFLMMAVGGAIGGFLISIAAPIYMPGYFELFIALSIFAVASLVILYRQHWTSDILWTAAAVCAIVFAVVEIRTIAEGSRVMVRNFYGALRVQDSTQGTDKETWTRTLIHGTINHGMQFLSDNRYLLPTTYYGPNSGIGLAIANTWHMNHRVGLIGLGTGTLSSYARKGDYYRIYEINPLVLDVARSEFRYLKGCRGTCDVVLGDARLSLERDKPQQFDVLAVDAFSGDSIPVHLLTKEAFELYFRHLQSPNGVLAVHVSNKHLRLGPVVERIATSLGLKTLEIDNEEIEEAQVFSSDWVLVYRPEASIASMPLVTSAGQPVPSRTELRTWTDDYSNLFQIWKRE